From Kryptolebias marmoratus isolate JLee-2015 linkage group LG15, ASM164957v2, whole genome shotgun sequence, a single genomic window includes:
- the LOC108241581 gene encoding high choriolytic enzyme 1 gives MAPSASLLLLLLLGLSQALPLQEEGDQDGDHDGDQYEEDPKEGSEHVDLTAKILTANNGSDEMLLEGDIVAPKSRNAMKCYYNSCLWKKASNGLVVIPYIVGREFSGYERQTIEGAMRAFAGQTCIRFTPRTSENDYIMVQSKTGCYSELGRTGGRQELSLNKGGCIYGGIAQHELLHALGFQHEQTRSDRDSYVRINWQNIIQQSAYNFYKHDTNNLNTPYDYSSIMHYGRDAFSIGYGKDTITPIPNPNVPIGQRNGMSRWDITRINMLYGC, from the coding sequence ATGGCTCCCTCTGccagcctgctgctgctgctcctgctcgGCCTCTCCCAGGCTCTTCCTCTCCAGGAGGAAGGAGACCAAGATGGAGACCATGATGGAGACCAATACGAGGAAGACCCAAAAGAAGGGTCAGAACATGTGGACCTGACCGCCAAGATTCTCACGGCCAATAACGGCTCCGACGAAATGCTGCTGGAAGGAGACATTGTGGCTCCCAAATCCAGAAATGCCATGAAGTGCTACTACAACAGTTGCCTGTGGAAAAAAGCCTCCAACGGCTTGGTGGTGATCCCCTACATCGTGGGCCGTGAGTTCAGCGGATATGAGAGACAAACGATCGAGGGTGCCATGAGGGCCTTCGCTGGCCAGACCTGCATCCGCTTCACCCCTCGTACCAGTGAGAACGACTACATCATGGTTCAGAGCAAAACCGGCTGTTACTCGGAACTGGGCAGAACAGGAGGAAGACAGGAGCTGTCGCTCAACAAGGGGGGCTGCATCTATGGTGGTATCGCCCAGCATGAGCTCCTCCACGCTCTGGGCTTCCAGCACGAGCAGACCAGGAGCGACCGCGACAGCTACGTCAGGATCAACTGGCAGAACATCATTCAGCAAAGTGCCTACAACTTCTACAAACACGACACCAACAACCTGAACACACCCTACGACTACAGCTCCATCATGCACTACGGAAGAGACGCCTTCTCCATCGGCTACGGAAAGGACACCATCACCCCCATCCCCAACCCCAACGTCCCGATTGGCCAGAGGAATGGAATGTCCCGCTGGGACATCACAAGAATCAACATGCTCTACGGCTGCTAA
- the LOC108241590 gene encoding solute carrier organic anion transporter family member 3A1 has translation MQVKHQMCSERSSSTDDPEQDDNEKKTSCFSNIKIFLVAECALMLAQGTVGAYLVSVLTTLERRFNLQSADVGVIASSFEIGNLALILFVSYFGAKAHRPRLIGCGGIVMALGALLSALPEFLTHQYEYDSGDSWHAEDGRDICSNKSRSENRDSGFNCSNRANTNMMYLLLIGAQVLLGIGATPVQPLGVSYIDDHVHKKDSSLYIGILFSTLVFGPACGFILGSVCTKVYVDAVFIDTSTLDITPDDPRWIGAWWGGFLLCSALLFLSSLFMFGFPQELDEQDINGGGESEQAMLPSSLSQESQGSKPNGAIRGFDMNSGLSVWQHLKVIPRVTRHLLSNPVFSCITLAACMEIAVVAGFAAFLGKYLEQQFNLTTSSANQLLGMTAIPCACLGIFLGGLLVKKLNLSALGAVRMAMLVNLVSTACYVSFLFLGCDTGPVAGVTVAYSNETLRSWQHPESPCISNCNCYTASVSPVCGSNGVTYLSACFAGCTKPNLSSCACVSSSSEDAVALPGKCPSPGCQQAFLTFLCVICVCSMIGAMAQTPSVIILIRTVSPELKSYALGVLFLLLRLIGFIPPPLIFGMGIDSTCLFWSSVCGEKGACMLYNNVSYRHLYVSIAIVLKSTAFVLYTTTWQCLRKNYRKYIKNSEGYLTPTELFASNVTLDNLGKEITQNPTNRTKFIYNLEDQETCDNMESVL, from the exons ATGCAGGTGAAGCACCAGATGTGCTcggagaggagcagcagcacgGACGACCCGGAGCAGGATGACAACGAGAAGAAGACCTCGTGCTTCTCCAACATTAAGATCTTCCTGGTGGCCGAGTGCGCGCTCATGTTGGCGCAGGGCACCGTGGGCGCGTATCTG GTCAGTGTCCTCACCACTCTGGAGAGACGCTTCAACCTCCAGAGCGCAGACGTAGGCGTCATCGCCAGCAGCTTCGAGATCGGCAACCTGGCCCTCATTCTGTTTGTCAGCTACTTTGGCGCCAAGGCCCACCGGCCCCGCCTGATTGGCTGCGGCGGGATTGTGATGGCGCTGGGAGCCCTGCTCTCAGCCCTGCCAGAGTTCCTGACTCACCAGTACGAGTACGACTCGGGGGACTCGTGGCACGCCGAGGACGGCAGGGACATCTGCTCCAACAAATCCAGGTCGGAAAACCGAGACTCTGGGTTCAACTGCAGCAACCGAGCCAACACCAACATGATGTACCTTCTGCTGATTGGAGCCCAGGTTCTGCTCGGCATCGGGGCAACACCTGTCCAGCCTCTGGGAGTGTCCTACATCGATGACCACGTCCACAAGAAGGACTCCTCGCTGTATATAG gcatCTTATTTTCAACATTAGTGTTCGGCCCAGCCTGCGGCTTCATCCTCGGTTCTGTCTGTACCAAAGTCTACGTTGATGCTGTCTTCATCGACACCA GTACGCTGGACATCACCCCAGACGACCCTCGCTGGATCGGGGCCTGGTGGGGGGGCTTCCTCCTTTGCAGTGCCTTACTCTTCCTGTCGTCCCTCTTCATGTTCGGCTTCCCCCAGGAGCTGGACGAGCAGGACATAAACGGTGGAGGGGAGAGCGAGCAGGCCATGCTGCCTTCTTCTCTGAGCCAGGAGAGCCAGGGCTCCAAACCCAACGGAGCCATCCGAGGCTTCGACATGAACAGTGGCCTCTCAGTCTGGCAGCATCTGAAAG TGATCCCCCGGGTGACCAGGCACCTCCTCTCCAACCCCGTGTTCAGCTGCATCACGCTGGCGGCCTGTATGGAGATCGCCGTGGTGGCTGGTTTTGCTGCTTTCCTGGGAAAATACCTGGAGCAGCAGTTCAACCTCACCACctcctcagccaatcagctgctaG GTATGACAGCCATCCCCTGTGCCTGTCTGGGGATCTTCCTAGGGGGCCTCCTGGTTAAGAAGCTGAACCTTTCGGCTCTGGGTGCCGTCCGCATGGCCATGCTGGTCAACCTGGTGTCCACCGCCTGCTACGTCTCTTTCCTCTTCCTGGGCTGTGACACGGGACCCGTCGCCGGGGTCACGGTGGCCTACAGCAACGA GACGCTGCGGTCCTGGCAGCATCCCGAGTCGCCCTGCATCAGTAACTGTAACTGTTACACTGCCTCGGTGAGCCCGGTTTGTGGGTCCAACGGAGTCACCTACCTCTCAGCCTGCTTCGCCGGCTGCACCAAACCA AACCTGAGCAGCTGTGCGTGTGTATCCAGCTCCAGTGAAGATGCCGTGGCTTTACCGGGAAAGTGCCCGAGTCCCGGCTGCCAGCAGGCCTTCCTCACTTTTCTGTGCGTTATCTGCGTGTGCAGCATGATCGGAGCCATGGCTCAGACGCCCTCCGTCATCATCCTCATCAG AACTGTCAGTCCGGAGCTGAAATCATACGCTCTTGGAGTTTTGTTCCTGCTCCTGAGGCTGATAG GCTTCATCCCTCCCCCTCTGATCTTCGGGATGGGCATCGACTCCACCTGTCTGTTCTGGAGCTCCGTCTGTGGCGAGAAGGGGGCCTGCATGCTGTACAACAACGTGTCCTACAGGCATCTGTACGTCAGCATCGCCATCGTCCTCAAGTCCACGGCCTTCGTCCTGTACACCACCACATGGCAATGCCTGAGGAAGAACTACAGGAAGTACATCAAGAACAGCGAGGGCTACCTGACGCCCACTGAACTCTTCGCCTCCAACGTGACTCTGGACAATTTGGGCAAGGAGATTACCCAGAATCCAACCAACAGGACAAAGTTCATATACAACCTGGAGGACCAGGAGACGTGTGACAACATGGAGTCGGTTTTATAG